A window of Drosophila subobscura isolate 14011-0131.10 chromosome E, UCBerk_Dsub_1.0, whole genome shotgun sequence contains these coding sequences:
- the LOC117892493 gene encoding tudor domain-containing protein 7 isoform X2 gives MSMNKEEIFAEVTTEVRALIISGGKPPVPLDDVLRDYKDVVGEPLPFRRLGYQSAQAMLEDTKNFNFQNYGGTVYITAKYSEKSDHIVCMVRNQKSSKPKSKARSRPPPPPQPQPRSFKAAPASYHQQRSQQLNNSNQYQQHLQQRKQLELQQQQQQQQQKNQLQQQQQQQQQQQRNQLQLRKQLELQQQQRQRNHLQLLQQQQQQQQQRNQLQEKEQQIQELQEALNYYHKQREEQQRQLAEIREQDERKLREQEEFIRKLQLDQELLRRKAEAKERLENSALKIVPLRPSNEQLLQHKEKDIPSKEVLHVKPDMNGHSNGHGRAMAGKPPQRPILGNGAPHRGGGPVAAFDAGKNRGLQQRTSVNDRLKKQQQQPVQPAVTPAATAPTNPMPVPAPMTPPATPEAPTPKPDHRAVRKSTKSQNTNKFVFKSDAALDPIAALKAYCAFKELEEPKYRTFNSRPNLICSVSVGAFVYSSYPQEFADELTARKATAWIAIQKIQESESRQPLTICTLTDHEFIDGLYRELRQYPNGILGHKLEEWYERTFNHHLPSHWHDLVVESSKIRMETTISSLILLANDPESPRRAAPQRHEIPELRLPWLSESEHSLERHHDWSLYITHCDSTKQIWARLIDQISSLEELTVHLNRHVAVRTPITDPHEQDMYLVEVAEGWSRVRVLSVDAKQRTCRCHFVDFGDVASFEFEDLVACPPRFLVLPAQAICLGMYALEKFEGHPHAQAVLLKQLAGQRVVARILTTEKQFSELGGCAQGVWKDEMRSACLVGTLYDTSTADDIHLNDLVANEISLNTPAPILSPDQKSNPVLISHINEGGDLTVLLRNEDLRFVERSIATTVADIGEQHRVTLSDLLRDRLVFVCDESVEGLKQWYRGMLTAKPKNADEETFDVYYVDDGRLRKTHISNIYRLEANNLALAGYPPLALRVRLHDVPDIVGDMLGRLRGLMPPRSEAILKVMEGAGSDQLPMVNVYVRGQDANAMYMCVNSAIQMEFEMQSSTRPQSYDDGGLRFNPNGQLQRRNSFGSVVSSHSSGSQSFSEHQTPPVTPLRLSSSTTIKDYEAIPAVGAYFEVRIGLSINPGHFAVQPYKCYNQLQHLMKDLQAHCKGASAQSVPAARLAIGQAYAAPDSDNVYHRVIVRKIYDEIIHVRFVDVGDDGVVACDQLRKLPPALAELPRMAIPAQLYGIQLADVLWTQENCVRFRSLTLGQKFIGFVRRLSRLKDETLALCLELIDTSTPQDIKLHEILINEKHAQPQPPK, from the exons TGCGGAATCAGAAGAGCTCCAAACCTAAATCCAAAGCACGCTCaaggccaccgccaccgccacagccacagccacgctCTTTCAAAGCCGCTCCAGCCAGCTATCATCAACAGAGGTCCCAGCAGCTGAATAACAGTAACCAATATCAGCAGCATCTTCAGCAAAGGAAACAATTAgagctccaacagcagcagcagcagcaacagcaaaagaatcagctccaacagcagcagcaacagcagcagcaacagcaaaggaaTCAGCTTCAGCTAAGGAAACAATtagagctccagcagcagcagcggcaaaggaATCACCTGCAACtcctacagcaacagcagcaacagcaacagcaaaggaaTCAACTTCAAGAAAAGGAACAGCAGAttcaggagctgcaggaggcgTTAAATTACTATCACaagcagagagaggagcagcaacggcagctggCAGAGATCAGGGAGCAGGACGAGAGGAAACTCAGGGAGCAGGAAGAGTTCATAAGGAAGCTGCAGCTAGATCAAGAGCTGCTCAGACGCAAGGCCGAAGCCAAAGAAAGGCTGGAGAACTCTGCGCTGAAAATCGTGCCTTTAAGACCAAGcaacgagcagctgctgcagcacaagGAAAAGGATATCCCTTCGAAAGAAGTCCTGCACGTTAAACCCGACATGAATGGCCATAGCAATGGTCATGGCAGGGCCATGGCGGGAAAGCCACCGCAACGGCCCATACTGGGCAACGGTGCGCCACATCGTGGCGGTGGACCAGTGGCTGCCTTTGATGCGGGCAAAAATCGGGGACTGCAACAGCGAACCTCTGTGAACGATAGACTgaagaaacaacagcagcagccggtgCAGCCAGCGGTAACtcctgcagccacagcaccaaCCAATCCAATGCCTGTTCCAGCGCCAATGACTCCGCCTGCTACGCCAGAAGCTCCCACGCCAAAGCCCGATCACAGAGCCGTGCGCAAGTCTACCAAATCGCagaatacaaacaaatttgtgttCAAATCGGATGCGGCACTAGACCCGATCGCCGCGCTGAAGGCTTACTGCGCATTCAAAGAGTTGGAGGAGCCCAAATATCGCACGTTCAACAGTCGGCCGAATCTGATCTGCTCGGTGAGTGTGGGCGCCTTTGTCTACAGCAGCTACCCCCAGGAGTTTGCTGACGAATTGACAGCCCGCAAGGCGACGGCGTGGATTGCCATTCAAAAGATTCAGGAGTCAGAGTCACGACAGCCGCTCACCATTTGCACGCTGACGGATCACGAGTTCATTGACGGCCTGTACCGGGAGCTGCGGCAGTATCCCAATGGCATATTGGGCCACAAGCTGGAGGAGTGGTATGAGCGAACGTTCAACCATCATCTGCCCAGCCACTGGCACGATCTGGTTGTGGAATCGAGCAAGATTCGCATGGAGACAACCATCTCGTCGCTCATTCTGCTGGCCAACGATCCTGAATCTCCGCGAAGAGCAGCGCCCCAGCGGCACGAAATACCCGAGCTTCGGCTGCCGTGGCTGAGCGAGTCGGAGCACAGCTTGGAGCGCCATCACGACTGGAGCTTGTACATCACGCACTGCGACTCCACGAAGCAGATCTGGGCTCGCCTCATCGATCAGATATCCAGCCTGGAGGAGCTGACGGTGCACCTGAACAGGCATGTGGCGGTGCGCACACCGATAACGGATCCCCACGAGCAGGACATGTATCTGGTGGAGGTCGCCGAGGGCTGGAGTCGCGTGCGCGTGCTCTCCGTGGACGCCAAGCAGCGcacctgccgctgccactttGTGGACTTCGGGGACGTTGCCTCGTTTGAGTTTGAAGATCTTGTTGCCTGTCCGCCGAGGTTCCTGGTGCTGCCCGCCCAAGCCATCTGCCTGGGCATGTACGCGCTGGAGAAGTTCGAGGGTCATCCGCACGCTCAGGCTGTGCTGCTTAAGCAGCTCGCTGGCCAGCGGGTCGTCGCTCGCATCCTCACCACCGAGAAGCAATTCAGCGAACTGGGCGGCTGTGCCCAAGGCGTCTGGAAGGATGAAATGCGCAGCGCCTGCCTGGTGGGCACACTGTACGACACCTCCACGGCGGATGACATACACCTCAACGATCTGGTGGCCAATGAAATCAGCCTGAACACACCAGCGCCCATACTGAGTCCGGACCAGAAGTCCAACCCAGTGCTCATCTCTCACATCAACGAGGGCGGCGATCTCACGGTGCTGCTGCGCAACGAGGATCTGCGGTTTGTGGAGCGCAGCATTGCCACCACAGTGGCTGACATCGGGGAGCAGCATCGCGTGACGCTGTCGGATCTGCTGCGCGATCGACTCGTGTTTGTCTGCGACGAGTCGGTGGAGGGCCTGAAGCAGTGGTATCGCGGCATGCTCACCGCCAAGCCAAAGAACGCCGATGAGGAGACCTTCGATGTTTACTACGTGGACGATGGACGCCTGCGCAAGACGCACATTTCGAACATCTATCGACTGGAGGCCAACAATCTGGCGCTGGCTGGGTACCCGCCGCTGGCGCTGCGCGTGCGCCTGCACGACGTGCCCGATATTGTCGGGGATATGCTGGGACGCCTGCGTGGACTAATGCCGCCACGCAGCGAGGCTATA CTCAAGGTGATGGAGGGAGCAGGCAGTGACCAGCTGCCCATGGTGAATGTTTATGTGCGCGGCCAGGATGCCAATGCCATGTACATGTGCGTGAACAGCGCCATACAAATGGAGTTTGAAATGCAAAG TAGCACGCGTCCGCAGAGCTACGACGATGGCGGACTGCGCTTCAATCCCAATGGACAGCTGCAGCGACGCAACAGCTTTGGCTCTGTGGTgtccagccacagcagcggcagtcaaAGTTTCAGCGAGCATCAGACACCACCAGTGACGCCTCTGCGACTGTCATCGTCCACCACAATCAAAGACTACGAGGCCATACCGGCTGTGGGCGCGTACTTTGAGGTGCGCATTGGTCTCTCCATCAATCCAGGACACTTTGCG GTGCAACCCTACAAGTGCTACAATCAGTTGCAGCATTTGATGAAGGATTTGCAGGCGCATTGCAAGGGCGCTTCAGCACAGAGCGTGCCAGCTGCCCGTTTGGCCATTGGCCAGGCATATGCGGCACCAGACAGCGACAATGTTTACCATCG CGTGATTGTTCGCAAGATTTACGATGAGATTATCCACGTGCGCTTCGTGGATGTGGGCGATGATGGTGTGGTGGCCTGTGATCAACTGAGGAAGCTGCCACCGGCCTTGGCCGAGCTGCCCAGGATGGCCATACCAGCACAACTATATG GCATCCAACTGGCAGACGTTCTCTGGACTCAGGAGAACTGTGTACGCTTCAGGAGCCTCACGCTGGGTCAAAAGTTTATCGGGTTTGTGCGGCGTCTAAGCAGATTGAAGGATGAGACGCTGGCACTGTGCCTGGAGCTGATTGACACCTCCACGCCGCAGGACATCAAGCTGCACGAGATTCTCATCAACGAGAAGCacgcgcagccgcagc
- the LOC117892493 gene encoding tudor domain-containing protein 7B isoform X3 — MVRNQKSSKPKSKARSRPPPPPQPQPRSFKAAPASYHQQRSQQLNNSNQYQQHLQQRKQLELQQQQQQQQQKNQLQQQQQQQQQQQRNQLQLRKQLELQQQQRQRNHLQLLQQQQQQQQQRNQLQEKEQQIQELQEALNYYHKQREEQQRQLAEIREQDERKLREQEEFIRKLQLDQELLRRKAEAKERLENSALKIVPLRPSNEQLLQHKEKDIPSKEVLHVKPDMNGHSNGHGRAMAGKPPQRPILGNGAPHRGGGPVAAFDAGKNRGLQQRTSVNDRLKKQQQQPVQPAVTPAATAPTNPMPVPAPMTPPATPEAPTPKPDHRAVRKSTKSQNTNKFVFKSDAALDPIAALKAYCAFKELEEPKYRTFNSRPNLICSVSVGAFVYSSYPQEFADELTARKATAWIAIQKIQESESRQPLTICTLTDHEFIDGLYRELRQYPNGILGHKLEEWYERTFNHHLPSHWHDLVVESSKIRMETTISSLILLANDPESPRRAAPQRHEIPELRLPWLSESEHSLERHHDWSLYITHCDSTKQIWARLIDQISSLEELTVHLNRHVAVRTPITDPHEQDMYLVEVAEGWSRVRVLSVDAKQRTCRCHFVDFGDVASFEFEDLVACPPRFLVLPAQAICLGMYALEKFEGHPHAQAVLLKQLAGQRVVARILTTEKQFSELGGCAQGVWKDEMRSACLVGTLYDTSTADDIHLNDLVANEISLNTPAPILSPDQKSNPVLISHINEGGDLTVLLRNEDLRFVERSIATTVADIGEQHRVTLSDLLRDRLVFVCDESVEGLKQWYRGMLTAKPKNADEETFDVYYVDDGRLRKTHISNIYRLEANNLALAGYPPLALRVRLHDVPDIVGDMLGRLRGLMPPRSEAILKVMEGAGSDQLPMVNVYVRGQDANAMYMCVNSAIQMEFEMQSSTRPQSYDDGGLRFNPNGQLQRRNSFGSVVSSHSSGSQSFSEHQTPPVTPLRLSSSTTIKDYEAIPAVGAYFEVRIGLSINPGHFAVQPYKCYNQLQHLMKDLQAHCKGASAQSVPAARLAIGQAYAAPDSDNVYHRVIVRKIYDEIIHVRFVDVGDDGVVACDQLRKLPPALAELPRMAIPAQLYGIQLADVLWTQENCVRFRSLTLGQKFIGFVRRLSRLKDETLALCLELIDTSTPQDIKLHEILINEKHAQPQPEERL; from the exons TGCGGAATCAGAAGAGCTCCAAACCTAAATCCAAAGCACGCTCaaggccaccgccaccgccacagccacagccacgctCTTTCAAAGCCGCTCCAGCCAGCTATCATCAACAGAGGTCCCAGCAGCTGAATAACAGTAACCAATATCAGCAGCATCTTCAGCAAAGGAAACAATTAgagctccaacagcagcagcagcagcaacagcaaaagaatcagctccaacagcagcagcaacagcagcagcaacagcaaaggaaTCAGCTTCAGCTAAGGAAACAATtagagctccagcagcagcagcggcaaaggaATCACCTGCAACtcctacagcaacagcagcaacagcaacagcaaaggaaTCAACTTCAAGAAAAGGAACAGCAGAttcaggagctgcaggaggcgTTAAATTACTATCACaagcagagagaggagcagcaacggcagctggCAGAGATCAGGGAGCAGGACGAGAGGAAACTCAGGGAGCAGGAAGAGTTCATAAGGAAGCTGCAGCTAGATCAAGAGCTGCTCAGACGCAAGGCCGAAGCCAAAGAAAGGCTGGAGAACTCTGCGCTGAAAATCGTGCCTTTAAGACCAAGcaacgagcagctgctgcagcacaagGAAAAGGATATCCCTTCGAAAGAAGTCCTGCACGTTAAACCCGACATGAATGGCCATAGCAATGGTCATGGCAGGGCCATGGCGGGAAAGCCACCGCAACGGCCCATACTGGGCAACGGTGCGCCACATCGTGGCGGTGGACCAGTGGCTGCCTTTGATGCGGGCAAAAATCGGGGACTGCAACAGCGAACCTCTGTGAACGATAGACTgaagaaacaacagcagcagccggtgCAGCCAGCGGTAACtcctgcagccacagcaccaaCCAATCCAATGCCTGTTCCAGCGCCAATGACTCCGCCTGCTACGCCAGAAGCTCCCACGCCAAAGCCCGATCACAGAGCCGTGCGCAAGTCTACCAAATCGCagaatacaaacaaatttgtgttCAAATCGGATGCGGCACTAGACCCGATCGCCGCGCTGAAGGCTTACTGCGCATTCAAAGAGTTGGAGGAGCCCAAATATCGCACGTTCAACAGTCGGCCGAATCTGATCTGCTCGGTGAGTGTGGGCGCCTTTGTCTACAGCAGCTACCCCCAGGAGTTTGCTGACGAATTGACAGCCCGCAAGGCGACGGCGTGGATTGCCATTCAAAAGATTCAGGAGTCAGAGTCACGACAGCCGCTCACCATTTGCACGCTGACGGATCACGAGTTCATTGACGGCCTGTACCGGGAGCTGCGGCAGTATCCCAATGGCATATTGGGCCACAAGCTGGAGGAGTGGTATGAGCGAACGTTCAACCATCATCTGCCCAGCCACTGGCACGATCTGGTTGTGGAATCGAGCAAGATTCGCATGGAGACAACCATCTCGTCGCTCATTCTGCTGGCCAACGATCCTGAATCTCCGCGAAGAGCAGCGCCCCAGCGGCACGAAATACCCGAGCTTCGGCTGCCGTGGCTGAGCGAGTCGGAGCACAGCTTGGAGCGCCATCACGACTGGAGCTTGTACATCACGCACTGCGACTCCACGAAGCAGATCTGGGCTCGCCTCATCGATCAGATATCCAGCCTGGAGGAGCTGACGGTGCACCTGAACAGGCATGTGGCGGTGCGCACACCGATAACGGATCCCCACGAGCAGGACATGTATCTGGTGGAGGTCGCCGAGGGCTGGAGTCGCGTGCGCGTGCTCTCCGTGGACGCCAAGCAGCGcacctgccgctgccactttGTGGACTTCGGGGACGTTGCCTCGTTTGAGTTTGAAGATCTTGTTGCCTGTCCGCCGAGGTTCCTGGTGCTGCCCGCCCAAGCCATCTGCCTGGGCATGTACGCGCTGGAGAAGTTCGAGGGTCATCCGCACGCTCAGGCTGTGCTGCTTAAGCAGCTCGCTGGCCAGCGGGTCGTCGCTCGCATCCTCACCACCGAGAAGCAATTCAGCGAACTGGGCGGCTGTGCCCAAGGCGTCTGGAAGGATGAAATGCGCAGCGCCTGCCTGGTGGGCACACTGTACGACACCTCCACGGCGGATGACATACACCTCAACGATCTGGTGGCCAATGAAATCAGCCTGAACACACCAGCGCCCATACTGAGTCCGGACCAGAAGTCCAACCCAGTGCTCATCTCTCACATCAACGAGGGCGGCGATCTCACGGTGCTGCTGCGCAACGAGGATCTGCGGTTTGTGGAGCGCAGCATTGCCACCACAGTGGCTGACATCGGGGAGCAGCATCGCGTGACGCTGTCGGATCTGCTGCGCGATCGACTCGTGTTTGTCTGCGACGAGTCGGTGGAGGGCCTGAAGCAGTGGTATCGCGGCATGCTCACCGCCAAGCCAAAGAACGCCGATGAGGAGACCTTCGATGTTTACTACGTGGACGATGGACGCCTGCGCAAGACGCACATTTCGAACATCTATCGACTGGAGGCCAACAATCTGGCGCTGGCTGGGTACCCGCCGCTGGCGCTGCGCGTGCGCCTGCACGACGTGCCCGATATTGTCGGGGATATGCTGGGACGCCTGCGTGGACTAATGCCGCCACGCAGCGAGGCTATA CTCAAGGTGATGGAGGGAGCAGGCAGTGACCAGCTGCCCATGGTGAATGTTTATGTGCGCGGCCAGGATGCCAATGCCATGTACATGTGCGTGAACAGCGCCATACAAATGGAGTTTGAAATGCAAAG TAGCACGCGTCCGCAGAGCTACGACGATGGCGGACTGCGCTTCAATCCCAATGGACAGCTGCAGCGACGCAACAGCTTTGGCTCTGTGGTgtccagccacagcagcggcagtcaaAGTTTCAGCGAGCATCAGACACCACCAGTGACGCCTCTGCGACTGTCATCGTCCACCACAATCAAAGACTACGAGGCCATACCGGCTGTGGGCGCGTACTTTGAGGTGCGCATTGGTCTCTCCATCAATCCAGGACACTTTGCG GTGCAACCCTACAAGTGCTACAATCAGTTGCAGCATTTGATGAAGGATTTGCAGGCGCATTGCAAGGGCGCTTCAGCACAGAGCGTGCCAGCTGCCCGTTTGGCCATTGGCCAGGCATATGCGGCACCAGACAGCGACAATGTTTACCATCG CGTGATTGTTCGCAAGATTTACGATGAGATTATCCACGTGCGCTTCGTGGATGTGGGCGATGATGGTGTGGTGGCCTGTGATCAACTGAGGAAGCTGCCACCGGCCTTGGCCGAGCTGCCCAGGATGGCCATACCAGCACAACTATATG GCATCCAACTGGCAGACGTTCTCTGGACTCAGGAGAACTGTGTACGCTTCAGGAGCCTCACGCTGGGTCAAAAGTTTATCGGGTTTGTGCGGCGTCTAAGCAGATTGAAGGATGAGACGCTGGCACTGTGCCTGGAGCTGATTGACACCTCCACGCCGCAGGACATCAAGCTGCACGAGATTCTCATCAACGAGAAGCacgcgcagccgcagccagaaGAACGACTTTAA
- the LOC117892493 gene encoding tudor domain-containing protein 7 isoform X1, with protein sequence MSMNKEEIFAEVTTEVRALIISGGKPPVPLDDVLRDYKDVVGEPLPFRRLGYQSAQAMLEDTKNFNFQNYGGTVYITAKYSEKSDHIVCMVRNQKSSKPKSKARSRPPPPPQPQPRSFKAAPASYHQQRSQQLNNSNQYQQHLQQRKQLELQQQQQQQQQKNQLQQQQQQQQQQQRNQLQLRKQLELQQQQRQRNHLQLLQQQQQQQQQRNQLQEKEQQIQELQEALNYYHKQREEQQRQLAEIREQDERKLREQEEFIRKLQLDQELLRRKAEAKERLENSALKIVPLRPSNEQLLQHKEKDIPSKEVLHVKPDMNGHSNGHGRAMAGKPPQRPILGNGAPHRGGGPVAAFDAGKNRGLQQRTSVNDRLKKQQQQPVQPAVTPAATAPTNPMPVPAPMTPPATPEAPTPKPDHRAVRKSTKSQNTNKFVFKSDAALDPIAALKAYCAFKELEEPKYRTFNSRPNLICSVSVGAFVYSSYPQEFADELTARKATAWIAIQKIQESESRQPLTICTLTDHEFIDGLYRELRQYPNGILGHKLEEWYERTFNHHLPSHWHDLVVESSKIRMETTISSLILLANDPESPRRAAPQRHEIPELRLPWLSESEHSLERHHDWSLYITHCDSTKQIWARLIDQISSLEELTVHLNRHVAVRTPITDPHEQDMYLVEVAEGWSRVRVLSVDAKQRTCRCHFVDFGDVASFEFEDLVACPPRFLVLPAQAICLGMYALEKFEGHPHAQAVLLKQLAGQRVVARILTTEKQFSELGGCAQGVWKDEMRSACLVGTLYDTSTADDIHLNDLVANEISLNTPAPILSPDQKSNPVLISHINEGGDLTVLLRNEDLRFVERSIATTVADIGEQHRVTLSDLLRDRLVFVCDESVEGLKQWYRGMLTAKPKNADEETFDVYYVDDGRLRKTHISNIYRLEANNLALAGYPPLALRVRLHDVPDIVGDMLGRLRGLMPPRSEAILKVMEGAGSDQLPMVNVYVRGQDANAMYMCVNSAIQMEFEMQSSTRPQSYDDGGLRFNPNGQLQRRNSFGSVVSSHSSGSQSFSEHQTPPVTPLRLSSSTTIKDYEAIPAVGAYFEVRIGLSINPGHFAVQPYKCYNQLQHLMKDLQAHCKGASAQSVPAARLAIGQAYAAPDSDNVYHRVIVRKIYDEIIHVRFVDVGDDGVVACDQLRKLPPALAELPRMAIPAQLYGIQLADVLWTQENCVRFRSLTLGQKFIGFVRRLSRLKDETLALCLELIDTSTPQDIKLHEILINEKHAQPQPEERL encoded by the exons TGCGGAATCAGAAGAGCTCCAAACCTAAATCCAAAGCACGCTCaaggccaccgccaccgccacagccacagccacgctCTTTCAAAGCCGCTCCAGCCAGCTATCATCAACAGAGGTCCCAGCAGCTGAATAACAGTAACCAATATCAGCAGCATCTTCAGCAAAGGAAACAATTAgagctccaacagcagcagcagcagcaacagcaaaagaatcagctccaacagcagcagcaacagcagcagcaacagcaaaggaaTCAGCTTCAGCTAAGGAAACAATtagagctccagcagcagcagcggcaaaggaATCACCTGCAACtcctacagcaacagcagcaacagcaacagcaaaggaaTCAACTTCAAGAAAAGGAACAGCAGAttcaggagctgcaggaggcgTTAAATTACTATCACaagcagagagaggagcagcaacggcagctggCAGAGATCAGGGAGCAGGACGAGAGGAAACTCAGGGAGCAGGAAGAGTTCATAAGGAAGCTGCAGCTAGATCAAGAGCTGCTCAGACGCAAGGCCGAAGCCAAAGAAAGGCTGGAGAACTCTGCGCTGAAAATCGTGCCTTTAAGACCAAGcaacgagcagctgctgcagcacaagGAAAAGGATATCCCTTCGAAAGAAGTCCTGCACGTTAAACCCGACATGAATGGCCATAGCAATGGTCATGGCAGGGCCATGGCGGGAAAGCCACCGCAACGGCCCATACTGGGCAACGGTGCGCCACATCGTGGCGGTGGACCAGTGGCTGCCTTTGATGCGGGCAAAAATCGGGGACTGCAACAGCGAACCTCTGTGAACGATAGACTgaagaaacaacagcagcagccggtgCAGCCAGCGGTAACtcctgcagccacagcaccaaCCAATCCAATGCCTGTTCCAGCGCCAATGACTCCGCCTGCTACGCCAGAAGCTCCCACGCCAAAGCCCGATCACAGAGCCGTGCGCAAGTCTACCAAATCGCagaatacaaacaaatttgtgttCAAATCGGATGCGGCACTAGACCCGATCGCCGCGCTGAAGGCTTACTGCGCATTCAAAGAGTTGGAGGAGCCCAAATATCGCACGTTCAACAGTCGGCCGAATCTGATCTGCTCGGTGAGTGTGGGCGCCTTTGTCTACAGCAGCTACCCCCAGGAGTTTGCTGACGAATTGACAGCCCGCAAGGCGACGGCGTGGATTGCCATTCAAAAGATTCAGGAGTCAGAGTCACGACAGCCGCTCACCATTTGCACGCTGACGGATCACGAGTTCATTGACGGCCTGTACCGGGAGCTGCGGCAGTATCCCAATGGCATATTGGGCCACAAGCTGGAGGAGTGGTATGAGCGAACGTTCAACCATCATCTGCCCAGCCACTGGCACGATCTGGTTGTGGAATCGAGCAAGATTCGCATGGAGACAACCATCTCGTCGCTCATTCTGCTGGCCAACGATCCTGAATCTCCGCGAAGAGCAGCGCCCCAGCGGCACGAAATACCCGAGCTTCGGCTGCCGTGGCTGAGCGAGTCGGAGCACAGCTTGGAGCGCCATCACGACTGGAGCTTGTACATCACGCACTGCGACTCCACGAAGCAGATCTGGGCTCGCCTCATCGATCAGATATCCAGCCTGGAGGAGCTGACGGTGCACCTGAACAGGCATGTGGCGGTGCGCACACCGATAACGGATCCCCACGAGCAGGACATGTATCTGGTGGAGGTCGCCGAGGGCTGGAGTCGCGTGCGCGTGCTCTCCGTGGACGCCAAGCAGCGcacctgccgctgccactttGTGGACTTCGGGGACGTTGCCTCGTTTGAGTTTGAAGATCTTGTTGCCTGTCCGCCGAGGTTCCTGGTGCTGCCCGCCCAAGCCATCTGCCTGGGCATGTACGCGCTGGAGAAGTTCGAGGGTCATCCGCACGCTCAGGCTGTGCTGCTTAAGCAGCTCGCTGGCCAGCGGGTCGTCGCTCGCATCCTCACCACCGAGAAGCAATTCAGCGAACTGGGCGGCTGTGCCCAAGGCGTCTGGAAGGATGAAATGCGCAGCGCCTGCCTGGTGGGCACACTGTACGACACCTCCACGGCGGATGACATACACCTCAACGATCTGGTGGCCAATGAAATCAGCCTGAACACACCAGCGCCCATACTGAGTCCGGACCAGAAGTCCAACCCAGTGCTCATCTCTCACATCAACGAGGGCGGCGATCTCACGGTGCTGCTGCGCAACGAGGATCTGCGGTTTGTGGAGCGCAGCATTGCCACCACAGTGGCTGACATCGGGGAGCAGCATCGCGTGACGCTGTCGGATCTGCTGCGCGATCGACTCGTGTTTGTCTGCGACGAGTCGGTGGAGGGCCTGAAGCAGTGGTATCGCGGCATGCTCACCGCCAAGCCAAAGAACGCCGATGAGGAGACCTTCGATGTTTACTACGTGGACGATGGACGCCTGCGCAAGACGCACATTTCGAACATCTATCGACTGGAGGCCAACAATCTGGCGCTGGCTGGGTACCCGCCGCTGGCGCTGCGCGTGCGCCTGCACGACGTGCCCGATATTGTCGGGGATATGCTGGGACGCCTGCGTGGACTAATGCCGCCACGCAGCGAGGCTATA CTCAAGGTGATGGAGGGAGCAGGCAGTGACCAGCTGCCCATGGTGAATGTTTATGTGCGCGGCCAGGATGCCAATGCCATGTACATGTGCGTGAACAGCGCCATACAAATGGAGTTTGAAATGCAAAG TAGCACGCGTCCGCAGAGCTACGACGATGGCGGACTGCGCTTCAATCCCAATGGACAGCTGCAGCGACGCAACAGCTTTGGCTCTGTGGTgtccagccacagcagcggcagtcaaAGTTTCAGCGAGCATCAGACACCACCAGTGACGCCTCTGCGACTGTCATCGTCCACCACAATCAAAGACTACGAGGCCATACCGGCTGTGGGCGCGTACTTTGAGGTGCGCATTGGTCTCTCCATCAATCCAGGACACTTTGCG GTGCAACCCTACAAGTGCTACAATCAGTTGCAGCATTTGATGAAGGATTTGCAGGCGCATTGCAAGGGCGCTTCAGCACAGAGCGTGCCAGCTGCCCGTTTGGCCATTGGCCAGGCATATGCGGCACCAGACAGCGACAATGTTTACCATCG CGTGATTGTTCGCAAGATTTACGATGAGATTATCCACGTGCGCTTCGTGGATGTGGGCGATGATGGTGTGGTGGCCTGTGATCAACTGAGGAAGCTGCCACCGGCCTTGGCCGAGCTGCCCAGGATGGCCATACCAGCACAACTATATG GCATCCAACTGGCAGACGTTCTCTGGACTCAGGAGAACTGTGTACGCTTCAGGAGCCTCACGCTGGGTCAAAAGTTTATCGGGTTTGTGCGGCGTCTAAGCAGATTGAAGGATGAGACGCTGGCACTGTGCCTGGAGCTGATTGACACCTCCACGCCGCAGGACATCAAGCTGCACGAGATTCTCATCAACGAGAAGCacgcgcagccgcagccagaaGAACGACTTTAA